One part of the Acuticoccus sediminis genome encodes these proteins:
- a CDS encoding PAS-domain containing protein: MIQTSLDPQAPLEQRYEKLLKITSALMRRVEQSTAGSGAAYAQFERSARLEKEVRARTSDLNRALDLLNDSNARLAKATETARRAQTDLANAIETVKEGFGLFDSDDRLVMYNSRFCATIGDVKSRLVTGLSFDEYVDLIAASTHLALPPGETKQTWAANRRARHKDEHVNFSVRLAGERWIQVSEHRTSAGGTVILQTDVSDIIRIERRERERLLDDQARIIHATLEHISQGVAIFDAKARLVGWNTHVSELLAIPITRLWLGAPFTTVFAGMLENAPGARGGSLDPLHRWAYDAEPGPGVTFDARCGPLTLSVSARSMPDHGFVVSFSDVTAEREAVRVTTEANEILERRVAERTAELSEAVAAAERANATKSRFVAAASHDLLQPLSAAKLYLSALEADPASVSVRDVARKAQGALGSVEAILDALLEMSRLESGATTLEIADVSLSALMRQLADEFGPLAARKGLDLRVIPSSGVIRTDAKTFRRVLQNLIANAVKYTVSGRVLIGARRCGPLWRVEVHDTGPGIPASQRENVFKEFRRLNATASASEGMGLGLAIVERACNLLRHRLDLHSVEGRGTCFAVSAYAAAAGVQPVDKDQHGDFVCDSELSGRVALLIDPQVATREALTALMECWGLTTLEAASGEEAEALLEEIGIVPDAVLVASRHTEARAAIQTIRQLRDLAGPVPACLITSDRSRANQDACAAEGIVFIAKPIDPAAILTALCSDLPDKLKVA, encoded by the coding sequence ATGATCCAGACCAGCCTCGACCCGCAGGCGCCGCTGGAGCAGCGTTACGAGAAGCTGCTGAAGATCACCAGCGCCCTCATGCGCCGCGTGGAGCAGTCGACGGCTGGAAGCGGCGCCGCCTACGCCCAGTTCGAGCGTTCGGCGCGGCTCGAGAAGGAGGTCCGCGCCAGGACCAGCGACCTCAACAGGGCGCTCGACCTCCTCAACGACTCCAACGCCCGCCTCGCCAAGGCGACCGAGACGGCGCGCCGGGCGCAGACCGACCTCGCCAACGCCATCGAGACCGTGAAGGAGGGCTTCGGCCTCTTCGATTCGGACGACCGGCTGGTGATGTACAACAGCCGCTTCTGCGCCACGATCGGCGACGTGAAGAGCCGCCTCGTCACCGGCCTCTCGTTCGACGAGTACGTCGACCTCATCGCCGCCAGCACGCACCTCGCCCTTCCCCCGGGCGAAACGAAGCAGACCTGGGCCGCCAACCGCCGCGCCCGGCACAAGGACGAGCACGTAAACTTCTCCGTCCGCCTCGCCGGGGAGCGCTGGATCCAGGTGAGCGAGCACCGCACCTCCGCCGGCGGCACCGTCATCCTTCAGACCGATGTCTCCGACATCATCCGGATCGAGCGGCGCGAACGGGAGCGGCTGCTCGACGATCAGGCACGCATCATCCACGCCACGCTCGAGCACATCAGCCAGGGCGTCGCCATCTTCGACGCCAAGGCCCGGCTCGTCGGCTGGAACACGCACGTGAGCGAGCTTCTGGCGATCCCCATCACCCGGCTGTGGCTCGGCGCCCCGTTCACCACCGTCTTCGCGGGTATGCTGGAGAACGCGCCCGGCGCGCGGGGCGGCAGCCTCGACCCGCTGCACCGCTGGGCGTACGACGCCGAGCCGGGCCCCGGCGTCACCTTCGACGCGCGCTGCGGCCCCCTCACCCTCTCGGTCTCCGCCCGGTCGATGCCGGACCACGGCTTCGTGGTCTCCTTCTCGGACGTGACCGCCGAGCGCGAGGCGGTGCGCGTCACCACCGAGGCGAACGAGATCCTGGAGCGGCGCGTCGCCGAACGCACCGCCGAGCTCTCCGAGGCCGTCGCCGCGGCCGAGCGCGCCAACGCCACGAAGTCCCGCTTCGTCGCCGCGGCGAGCCACGACCTCCTGCAGCCCCTGTCGGCCGCGAAGCTCTACCTCTCCGCGCTGGAGGCGGACCCCGCGTCGGTCAGCGTGCGCGACGTCGCGCGCAAGGCGCAGGGCGCCCTCGGCAGCGTCGAGGCGATCCTCGACGCGCTGCTGGAGATGTCGCGCCTCGAATCGGGCGCCACCACGCTCGAGATCGCCGACGTCTCCCTCTCCGCGCTGATGCGCCAGCTCGCCGACGAGTTCGGCCCGCTCGCCGCGCGCAAGGGCCTCGACCTGCGGGTGATCCCGTCCTCCGGCGTGATCCGGACCGACGCGAAGACCTTCCGCCGCGTCCTGCAGAACCTCATCGCCAACGCGGTGAAGTACACGGTATCGGGCCGCGTCCTGATCGGCGCGCGCCGCTGCGGGCCGCTCTGGCGGGTCGAGGTCCACGACACCGGCCCGGGCATCCCCGCCTCGCAGCGCGAGAACGTCTTCAAGGAGTTCCGCCGCCTCAACGCGACGGCGAGCGCCAGCGAGGGGATGGGCCTCGGCCTCGCCATCGTCGAGCGGGCCTGCAATCTCCTGCGCCACCGCCTCGATCTCCACTCGGTGGAGGGGCGCGGCACCTGTTTCGCCGTCAGCGCCTACGCCGCGGCGGCGGGCGTGCAGCCGGTGGACAAGGACCAGCACGGCGACTTCGTGTGCGACTCGGAGCTTTCGGGCCGCGTGGCGCTGCTGATCGACCCGCAGGTCGCCACCCGCGAGGCGCTCACCGCGCTGATGGAGTGCTGGGGCCTCACCACGCTGGAAGCGGCCTCCGGCGAGGAGGCCGAAGCGCTGCTGGAGGAGATCGGCATCGTGCCGGACGCGGTGCTCGTCGCCTCCCGCCACACCGAGGCGCGGGCGGCGATCCAGACCATCCGGCAGCTTCGCGACCTCGCCGGGCCGGTCCCGGCGTGCCTCATCACGTCGGACCGCTCCCGCGCCAACCAGGACGCCTGCGCCGCCGAGGGCATCGTCTTCATCGCCAAGCCGATCGACCCGGCGGCGATCCTCACCGCGCTCTGCAGCGACCTGCCGGACAAGCTCAAGGTCGCCTGA
- the secG gene encoding preprotein translocase subunit SecG produces the protein MQTVIIVIHLMIVIALIAVILIQRSEGGALGIGGGGGGAMFSARGSANLLTRATTILAAIFFVTSLALALLAKQQSGAPSILDLTGEEAAPAAGSALPGIPADGPSLLDQLNTEFGSTTPAPPSDDTSAPARSTPAAPAAPEVPSGN, from the coding sequence ATGCAAACCGTCATCATAGTCATCCATCTCATGATCGTGATCGCGCTCATCGCGGTCATCCTCATTCAGCGGTCGGAAGGCGGCGCGCTCGGCATCGGCGGCGGTGGCGGCGGTGCCATGTTCTCCGCTCGCGGCAGCGCCAACCTGCTGACGCGTGCCACGACCATCCTCGCGGCCATATTCTTCGTGACGTCACTTGCGCTGGCCTTGCTCGCCAAGCAGCAGTCGGGCGCGCCGTCGATCCTCGATCTGACGGGCGAGGAAGCCGCTCCCGCAGCCGGTTCCGCGCTCCCCGGCATCCCGGCCGACGGACCGAGCCTCCTCGACCAGCTCAATACCGAGTTCGGGTCCACGACCCCGGCCCCGCCGTCGGACGACACGTCGGCACCGGCCCGTTCGACCCCCGCGGCACCGGCCGCTCCGGAGGTCCCCTCGGGCAACTGA
- a CDS encoding CTP synthase: MTRYVFITGGVVSSLGKGLASAALGALLQARGFKVRLRKLDPYLNVDPGTMSPYQHGEVFVTDDGAETDLDLGHYERFTGRPANKQDNITTGRIYQDIIAKERRGDYLGGTVQVIPHVTDAIKQFVLDDNDGYDFVLVEIGGTVGDIEGLPFFEAIRQLGTELPRGQCLYIHLTLMPWIASAGELKTKPTQHSVKELRSIGIQPDILLVRCDRPIPPSERRKLALFCSVRETSVIPALDVSTIYDVPIAYHNEGLDDEVLDIFGIDAPAPQLTGWAEISKRVRNPEGEVTIAVVGKYTDLKDAYKSLIEALTHGGIANNVKVNLDWIESEIFETETPAAHLEGVHGILVPGGFGERGAEGKIAAAGFARRHKVPYFGICFGMQMAVIEAARHMAGIEAASSTEFGPCSEPVVGLLTEWLRGNELERRLEGGDLGGTMRLGAYPADLADDTLISKVYGATRIEERHRHRYEVNMAYRQRLEAVGMRFSGTSPDGVLPETVELIDHPWFIGVQFHPELKSRPFEPHPLFAGFVAAAVEQSRLV, from the coding sequence GTGACGCGCTACGTCTTCATCACGGGCGGCGTGGTCTCTTCGCTCGGCAAGGGCCTCGCCTCAGCAGCGCTTGGCGCACTTCTCCAGGCACGTGGCTTCAAGGTCCGCCTGCGCAAGCTCGACCCCTACCTCAACGTCGATCCGGGCACGATGAGCCCCTATCAGCACGGCGAGGTCTTCGTGACGGACGACGGCGCCGAGACCGATCTCGACCTCGGCCACTACGAGCGGTTCACCGGCCGTCCCGCCAACAAGCAGGACAACATCACCACCGGGCGCATCTACCAGGACATCATCGCCAAGGAGCGCCGCGGCGACTACCTCGGCGGCACCGTCCAGGTGATCCCGCACGTCACCGACGCCATCAAGCAGTTCGTGCTGGACGACAACGACGGCTACGACTTCGTGCTGGTGGAGATCGGCGGCACCGTCGGCGACATCGAGGGCCTGCCTTTCTTCGAGGCGATCCGCCAGCTCGGCACCGAGCTGCCGCGCGGACAGTGCCTCTACATCCACCTCACGCTGATGCCGTGGATCGCCTCTGCGGGCGAGCTCAAGACCAAGCCGACCCAGCACTCGGTGAAGGAGCTGCGCTCCATCGGCATCCAGCCCGACATCCTGCTGGTGCGCTGCGACAGGCCGATCCCGCCGTCCGAGCGGCGCAAGCTCGCCCTCTTCTGCTCGGTGCGCGAGACGAGCGTCATCCCGGCGCTCGACGTGTCGACGATCTACGACGTGCCGATCGCCTACCACAACGAAGGCCTGGACGACGAAGTCCTCGACATCTTCGGGATCGACGCGCCGGCGCCGCAGCTCACCGGCTGGGCCGAGATCTCCAAGCGCGTGCGCAACCCGGAGGGCGAGGTCACCATCGCCGTCGTGGGCAAGTACACCGACCTGAAGGACGCTTATAAGTCCCTCATCGAGGCCCTCACCCACGGCGGCATCGCCAACAACGTGAAGGTCAACCTCGACTGGATCGAGTCCGAGATCTTCGAGACCGAGACGCCCGCGGCGCACCTTGAAGGGGTCCACGGCATCCTCGTCCCGGGCGGGTTCGGCGAGCGCGGCGCAGAGGGCAAGATCGCCGCGGCCGGCTTCGCGCGGCGTCACAAGGTGCCGTACTTCGGCATCTGCTTCGGCATGCAGATGGCCGTCATCGAGGCGGCGCGTCACATGGCCGGCATCGAGGCCGCGAGCTCGACCGAGTTCGGCCCCTGCTCCGAGCCCGTCGTCGGCCTGCTGACGGAGTGGCTGCGCGGCAACGAGCTGGAGCGGCGCCTGGAGGGCGGCGACCTCGGCGGCACGATGCGCCTCGGCGCCTATCCGGCGGACCTCGCGGACGACACGCTGATCTCGAAGGTCTACGGCGCGACGCGGATCGAGGAGCGCCACCGCCACCGCTACGAGGTGAACATGGCCTACCGCCAGCGCCTCGAGGCCGTCGGCATGCGCTTCTCCGGCACCTCCCCCGACGGGGTGCTGCCGGAGACGGTGGAGCTGATCGACCACCCGTGGTTCATCGGCGTCCAGTTTCACCCCGAGCTGAAGTCCCGCCCGTTCGAGCCGCACCCGCTGTTCGCGGGCTTCGTCGCCGCCGCGGTCGAGCAGTCGCGCCTGGTCTAG
- a CDS encoding TrkH family potassium uptake protein: MPPFKPMHRRIATAVLSRLNRMSTARLLLVGYSSYMALGFVLLSLPFLQNAPVAPLDNLFIATSAVSTTGLVTVDPGSSYNLAGEIVILALFQVGGLGYMTFSSYLVLALRQKLSRGRQRTVRAAFDLPPEISVPGFLRAVVVFTLTVELLGAAALYYLFAGAGDDNALWSAIFHAVSAFCTAGFSLNPNGLEAYVGNVGVNVVVSLLSLSGAIGFIVVSDMWRALSGQERRLGETSRTILFFTLAIVSVAFLVILFTDETLVARPWDERALAAFFQAMSASTTVGFNTVPINSLGMGAIVVLMLLMIVGASPSGTGGGLKTTTFAVLWGIVSAVLRRRDEVIVLGREVPLRTVRSAAAALVFYCGLLLTGLLVLAHSDVHKAFEALLFEAISALGTVGLSLGITGDLSDVGKVVIIVLMAAGRVGILTFGLALALPGSRSTRSRTASLADDKTVMLDGPE; this comes from the coding sequence ATGCCCCCCTTCAAACCGATGCATCGTCGGATCGCGACGGCGGTCCTGTCGCGACTGAACCGCATGTCGACGGCGCGGCTCCTGCTCGTCGGCTATTCGAGCTACATGGCCCTCGGCTTCGTGCTCCTGTCGCTGCCGTTCCTGCAGAACGCGCCGGTGGCGCCGCTCGACAACCTGTTCATCGCGACCTCCGCGGTCTCGACCACCGGCCTCGTCACGGTGGACCCGGGCTCGAGCTACAATCTCGCCGGGGAGATCGTCATCCTGGCGCTCTTCCAGGTGGGCGGCCTCGGGTACATGACCTTCTCGTCCTACCTCGTCCTGGCGCTGCGGCAGAAGCTGAGCCGTGGGCGGCAGAGGACGGTGCGGGCGGCGTTCGACCTCCCGCCGGAGATCTCGGTGCCCGGCTTCCTGCGCGCGGTGGTCGTCTTCACCCTGACCGTCGAACTGCTGGGCGCCGCCGCGCTCTACTATCTCTTCGCCGGGGCGGGGGACGACAACGCCCTCTGGAGCGCGATCTTCCATGCCGTCTCCGCCTTCTGCACCGCCGGCTTCAGCCTCAATCCCAACGGGCTGGAGGCGTATGTCGGCAATGTCGGCGTCAATGTGGTGGTGTCGCTGCTGTCGCTGTCGGGCGCGATCGGCTTCATCGTGGTGTCGGACATGTGGCGCGCGCTGTCGGGTCAGGAGCGGCGGCTCGGCGAGACGAGCCGGACGATCCTGTTCTTCACGCTGGCAATCGTCTCGGTGGCGTTCCTCGTGATCCTCTTCACCGACGAGACGCTGGTGGCGCGGCCGTGGGACGAGCGGGCGCTGGCGGCCTTCTTCCAGGCGATGAGCGCCTCGACGACGGTCGGCTTCAACACGGTGCCGATCAACTCGCTCGGGATGGGGGCGATCGTCGTGCTGATGCTGCTGATGATCGTCGGCGCCTCGCCGTCGGGCACCGGCGGCGGCCTCAAGACGACGACGTTCGCAGTCCTTTGGGGCATCGTCTCGGCGGTGCTCAGGCGGCGGGACGAGGTGATCGTCCTGGGCCGCGAGGTGCCGCTGCGCACGGTGCGTTCGGCGGCGGCGGCGCTGGTGTTCTACTGCGGCCTGCTGCTGACGGGTCTGCTGGTCCTGGCGCACAGCGACGTGCACAAGGCGTTCGAGGCGCTGCTCTTCGAGGCGATCTCGGCGCTCGGCACGGTCGGCCTGTCGCTGGGGATCACCGGAGACCTGTCGGACGTCGGCAAGGTGGTGATCATCGTGCTGATGGCCGCGGGCCGCGTCGGGATCCTCACCTTCGGCCTCGCGCTGGCCCTTCCGGGAAGCCGTTCCACACGCTCGCGCACCGCCAGCCTCGCCGACGACAAGACTGTGATGCTCGACGGTCCGGAATAG
- a CDS encoding Zn-dependent hydrolase yields the protein MSTNLTINPERLWDTLMDTARFGATPKGGVKRLTLSDEDKLVREWFTSACEAAGLTVAVDQMGNMFATRPGANPDALPIAVGSHLDTQPAGGKFDGILGVLGGLEAIRTLNDAGYETSRPITLINWTNEEGARYAPAMSGSGVYSGEIGYDDMMARPDRDGIRFGDELKRIGYAGAETVGARRFAAFVELHIEQGPILEAEGKTIGVVEGGQGIYWFDGTVTGRDSHAGTTPMTHRRDAMMALAEAALAVEAIALENAPAAVGTMGEVAVLPGSRNTIPGLATFLGELRHPDGGTLTAMAEALDARIAEINARRSPVEIVLTRKWRKDPVAFDKRIVDAVRGAAEKHGYSNRPMISGAGHDAYYVADTCPTGMIFIPCWEGISHNEEESATQSDCAAGTQVILDTLLKLDQTL from the coding sequence ATGTCGACGAACCTCACCATCAATCCAGAGCGACTCTGGGACACCTTGATGGACACCGCCCGCTTCGGCGCCACCCCCAAGGGCGGCGTGAAGCGCCTCACCCTCTCCGACGAGGACAAGCTGGTTCGCGAGTGGTTCACCAGCGCGTGCGAAGCGGCCGGCCTCACCGTCGCCGTGGACCAGATGGGCAACATGTTCGCCACCCGCCCCGGCGCCAACCCCGACGCGCTGCCGATCGCCGTCGGCTCGCACCTCGACACGCAGCCCGCCGGCGGCAAGTTCGACGGCATCCTCGGCGTGCTGGGGGGCCTCGAAGCCATCCGCACCCTCAACGACGCGGGCTACGAGACCAGTCGCCCCATCACGCTCATCAACTGGACCAACGAGGAAGGCGCCCGCTACGCCCCCGCGATGTCCGGCTCCGGCGTCTATTCCGGCGAGATCGGCTACGACGACATGATGGCCCGGCCCGACCGCGACGGCATCAGGTTCGGCGACGAGCTGAAGCGCATCGGCTATGCCGGCGCCGAGACGGTGGGCGCGCGCCGCTTCGCCGCCTTCGTCGAGCTCCACATCGAGCAGGGGCCGATCCTGGAGGCCGAGGGCAAGACCATCGGCGTCGTCGAGGGCGGCCAGGGCATCTACTGGTTCGACGGGACCGTGACGGGCCGTGACAGTCACGCCGGCACCACCCCCATGACCCACCGCCGCGACGCGATGATGGCTCTCGCCGAGGCGGCCCTCGCGGTCGAGGCCATCGCGCTCGAGAATGCCCCCGCCGCGGTCGGCACCATGGGCGAGGTCGCCGTGCTGCCCGGCTCGCGCAACACCATCCCTGGCCTTGCCACCTTCCTCGGAGAGCTGCGCCACCCGGACGGCGGCACCCTCACCGCCATGGCCGAGGCCCTCGACGCCAGGATCGCCGAGATCAACGCCCGCCGCAGCCCGGTCGAGATCGTCCTCACCCGCAAGTGGCGCAAGGACCCGGTCGCGTTCGACAAGCGCATCGTCGACGCCGTGCGGGGCGCCGCCGAGAAGCACGGCTACTCCAACAGGCCGATGATCTCCGGCGCGGGCCACGACGCCTACTACGTCGCCGACACCTGCCCCACCGGGATGATCTTCATCCCCTGCTGGGAAGGCATCAGCCACAACGAGGAGGAGAGCGCGACCCAGTCAGACTGTGCCGCCGGGACCCAGGTGATCCTCGACACGCTGCTGAAGCTCGACCAGACCCTCTAG
- a CDS encoding amidase: protein MTDLAPERAADLAAVPLARAYLTGDADPVAVTEVLLERIADDDNAVFISTAAERALREARSAKARYDAGRPASSLDGVPVAWKDLFDMAGEVTTAGSNLLRNATPAEEDSPVVAFLASAGMVALGKTNLTEFAFSGLGLNPHYGTPANPHDKDTPRIPGGSSSGSAVAVASGLATTAIGSDTGGSVRIPAAVNGLVGYKSSEGRITKEKVVPLSVTLDTVGPIARTVEDCVHLDAALRGVAPTIRRGNVAGMRLIVCETLWLDDCEEVVTDAFEKAIKRLEQAGVTVETRNIPQVAEAARIGAEHGTITAAEAYAYHRESVEGADVEEMDGRVVSRILRGKTMTAQDLLANQTARVTLSRQLGQEMEDAFIVGPTVPHVAPEIAPLDADWEVFNRVNLKTLRNTMTGNFLNMPGVAMPMASTSSLPVSFLLNAKSNDDDRLLSAALAIEHIVRGE from the coding sequence ATGACTGATCTCGCCCCCGAACGCGCCGCCGACCTCGCCGCGGTGCCCCTCGCCCGTGCCTACCTCACCGGTGACGCCGACCCCGTCGCCGTGACGGAAGTCCTCCTCGAGCGCATCGCCGATGACGACAATGCCGTCTTCATCTCGACGGCCGCCGAACGCGCCCTGCGCGAGGCGCGCTCCGCCAAGGCCCGGTACGATGCCGGCCGGCCCGCCTCCTCGCTCGACGGCGTGCCCGTCGCCTGGAAGGACCTCTTCGACATGGCGGGCGAGGTGACCACCGCCGGCTCGAACCTCCTTCGCAACGCCACCCCGGCCGAGGAGGACAGCCCCGTCGTCGCCTTCCTCGCCTCCGCGGGCATGGTCGCGCTCGGCAAGACGAACCTCACCGAGTTCGCCTTCTCCGGCCTCGGCCTCAACCCGCACTACGGCACGCCCGCCAATCCGCACGACAAGGACACGCCCCGCATTCCCGGCGGCTCGTCCTCGGGCTCGGCGGTCGCGGTCGCGTCCGGCCTCGCCACCACCGCCATCGGCTCGGACACCGGCGGCTCGGTGCGCATCCCCGCCGCGGTAAACGGCCTCGTCGGCTACAAGTCCTCCGAAGGGCGCATCACCAAGGAGAAGGTGGTCCCGCTGTCGGTGACCCTCGACACCGTCGGCCCCATCGCCAGGACGGTCGAGGACTGCGTCCACCTCGACGCCGCGCTGCGCGGCGTCGCGCCCACCATCCGCCGGGGCAACGTCGCCGGGATGCGCCTCATCGTGTGCGAGACGCTGTGGCTCGACGACTGTGAGGAGGTCGTCACCGACGCCTTCGAGAAGGCGATCAAGCGGCTCGAGCAGGCCGGCGTCACGGTCGAGACGCGCAACATCCCGCAGGTCGCGGAAGCCGCGCGCATCGGCGCCGAACACGGCACCATCACCGCCGCCGAGGCCTACGCCTACCACCGCGAGAGCGTCGAGGGCGCCGACGTGGAGGAGATGGACGGCCGTGTCGTATCGCGCATCCTGCGCGGCAAGACCATGACCGCACAGGACCTCCTCGCCAACCAGACCGCCCGCGTGACCCTCTCGCGCCAGCTCGGCCAGGAGATGGAGGACGCCTTCATCGTCGGTCCGACGGTCCCGCACGTCGCCCCGGAGATCGCGCCGCTCGACGCGGACTGGGAGGTGTTCAACCGCGTCAACCTCAAGACGCTGCGCAACACGATGACCGGCAACTTCCTCAACATGCCCGGCGTCGCGATGCCGATGGCGAGCACGTCGTCGCTGCCCGTCAGCTTCCTCCTGAACGCCAAGAGCAACGACGACGACCGCCTCCTCTCCGCCGCTCTCGCGATCGAGCACATCGTCCGCGGCGAGTAA
- a CDS encoding LysR family transcriptional regulator, producing MAVFVRVVERQSFARAAEDLGLSRATVTEAVKGLEHRLGVRCLDRTTRVVRPTPEGEAYYRRCIAILGDVEEAETEIASRDLEGFIRFHAHGDMLRAAILPRLPEFLRRHPGIRLHIGEGDRMVDLVREGIDCVVRAGDLTASSLVGRRVGVLAEGTFASPGYLAGRRTPAHPDDLDGFEMVSFVSSLTGAPMPLEFVKGEERREMLLPQRVSVDGAATLVEAVRLGWGIGQMPRYRLVPLLRSGALVEILADWAPTPTPVTVLYPEGRRRAPRVAAFVDFLIAILTEALAGDGPVPPGAGRSAAPEGPGR from the coding sequence ATGGCCGTGTTCGTCCGCGTCGTCGAGCGCCAGAGCTTCGCGCGCGCCGCGGAGGACCTCGGCCTGTCCCGCGCCACCGTGACGGAAGCGGTGAAGGGGCTGGAGCATCGCCTCGGCGTTCGCTGCCTCGACCGGACCACACGCGTCGTCCGCCCGACGCCGGAGGGCGAAGCCTACTACCGCCGCTGCATCGCGATCCTCGGCGACGTCGAGGAGGCGGAGACCGAGATCGCCTCCCGCGACCTCGAAGGCTTCATCCGTTTCCACGCCCACGGCGACATGCTGCGCGCGGCGATCCTGCCGCGACTGCCGGAATTCCTGAGGCGCCACCCCGGCATCCGCCTCCACATCGGCGAGGGGGACCGGATGGTCGATCTGGTGCGCGAGGGGATCGACTGCGTGGTGCGCGCCGGCGACCTCACCGCCTCGTCGCTGGTGGGTCGGCGGGTGGGCGTGCTGGCGGAGGGGACCTTCGCGAGTCCCGGCTATCTGGCCGGGCGCAGGACGCCGGCGCACCCGGACGATCTCGACGGGTTCGAGATGGTGAGCTTCGTCTCGTCGCTGACGGGCGCGCCGATGCCGCTGGAGTTCGTGAAGGGGGAGGAGCGGCGGGAGATGCTGCTGCCGCAGCGCGTCAGCGTCGACGGCGCGGCGACGCTCGTGGAGGCGGTGCGGCTCGGCTGGGGTATCGGCCAGATGCCGCGCTACCGTCTCGTGCCGCTGCTGCGCAGCGGGGCGCTGGTGGAGATCCTCGCCGACTGGGCGCCGACGCCGACGCCGGTGACGGTGCTCTATCCGGAGGGCCGGCGGCGGGCGCCGCGCGTGGCGGCGTTCGTCGACTTCCTCATCGCCATCCTGACCGAGGCGCTGGCCGGGGACGGTCCGGTGCCGCCCGGCGCGGGCCGGAGCGCCGCGCCGGAGGGGCCGGGGCGATAA
- a CDS encoding SDR family oxidoreductase, whose product MTETAKVAIVTGGSRGIGAAISKRLGHDGFAVAVNYSGNAEAAGEVVDAITAAGGKAVAIQADVTDPAAVVRLFDETEKAFGPVGVLVNNAGVMRLSPIAETDDAALDRHLAVNVRGPFFALREAARRMGPGGRIVNLSTSVLGKYQPTYGVYAATKGAIEALSKVMANEMRGREITVNVIAPGPTGTDLFLDGKSEELIAAIAKQAPMERIGTPDEIADAVAFLAGPDGRWVNGQVLRVNGGLV is encoded by the coding sequence ATGACCGAGACTGCCAAGGTCGCGATCGTCACCGGTGGGTCCCGCGGGATCGGGGCCGCCATCTCGAAGAGGCTCGGCCACGACGGGTTCGCCGTCGCGGTCAACTACTCCGGCAACGCGGAGGCCGCGGGCGAGGTCGTCGACGCGATCACCGCCGCCGGCGGCAAGGCGGTCGCCATCCAGGCCGACGTGACCGATCCCGCCGCCGTCGTGCGGCTCTTCGACGAGACGGAGAAGGCGTTCGGCCCCGTCGGCGTCCTCGTCAACAACGCCGGCGTGATGCGCCTCTCGCCGATCGCCGAGACGGACGACGCGGCGCTCGACCGCCACCTCGCGGTCAACGTGCGGGGCCCCTTCTTCGCGCTGCGCGAGGCGGCGCGGCGGATGGGCCCGGGCGGGCGCATCGTCAACCTGTCGACCAGCGTGCTCGGCAAGTACCAGCCGACCTACGGCGTCTACGCGGCGACGAAGGGCGCCATCGAGGCGCTCTCGAAGGTGATGGCGAACGAGATGCGCGGCCGCGAGATCACCGTCAACGTCATCGCCCCCGGCCCCACCGGCACAGACCTCTTCCTCGACGGCAAGAGCGAGGAGCTGATCGCGGCCATCGCCAAGCAGGCGCCGATGGAGCGGATCGGCACGCCGGACGAGATCGCCGACGCGGTCGCCTTCCTCGCCGGCCCGGACGGCCGCTGGGTCAACGGCCAGGTGCTGCGGGTCAACGGCGGCCTCGTCTGA